A single Nitrosospira multiformis ATCC 25196 DNA region contains:
- a CDS encoding GNAT family N-acetyltransferase, translated as MSWLERIVLKGEVVTLEPLAPDHIEPLRWAVRDGEFWKLWFANVPPPEQMENYVITAIENAEKGNIAFAVRLNATDGIVGTTRFYNVDEANRRPMLGYTWYAKSACKTGVNTESKLLLLQHVFEKKKALAVEFRTHFFNQVSRSAIERLGAKQDGILRNHQIMRDGSIRDTVIYSILQHEWPSVKNNLLNRLSSNRGEPAPE; from the coding sequence ATGAGTTGGCTCGAACGCATCGTATTGAAGGGCGAGGTTGTCACCCTGGAACCGCTTGCGCCTGATCACATCGAGCCTTTGCGATGGGCGGTCAGGGATGGAGAATTCTGGAAGCTGTGGTTTGCAAACGTGCCCCCGCCCGAGCAGATGGAAAACTATGTAATCACCGCCATCGAAAACGCTGAAAAAGGAAACATCGCATTTGCGGTAAGACTGAATGCGACAGATGGAATAGTGGGCACGACCCGTTTCTATAACGTGGATGAAGCGAACAGGCGCCCGATGCTCGGCTACACCTGGTATGCAAAATCCGCCTGTAAAACAGGGGTGAACACGGAAAGCAAGCTGTTATTGCTTCAGCATGTCTTCGAGAAAAAGAAAGCGCTAGCGGTAGAGTTCAGAACACATTTTTTCAACCAGGTTTCGAGGAGCGCAATTGAACGCCTGGGTGCGAAACAGGATGGAATATTGCGCAACCACCAGATCATGCGCGACGGCTCCATCCGCGATACCGTCATTTATTCGATCCTCCAGCATGAATGGCCCTCAGTGAAGAACAATCTGCTAAACAGACTCTCGTCTAACCGGGGGGAGCCGGCGCCCGAATAA
- a CDS encoding intradiol ring-cleavage dioxygenase yields the protein MNRRKLLGLLGIAGIGMAGRHSSLHSGNEEVARKMISCVVTPQQTEGPYFVDERLHRSDIRSDPSDGSVKAGLPLALELRIFTVGNEGMEGCLPLANAIVDIWHCDAQGIYSDVEDRNFNTMGKKFLRGYQLTDRNGSVRFITIYPGWYPGRTVHIHFKIRTDPGYARGREFTSQLYFDDAITDKVHAQPPYAEHASKGSYQQRTRNEDDSIYLKGGRQLMLKLAGAETGYATAFDVGLEAEKRD from the coding sequence ATGAATCGACGAAAACTGCTGGGATTGCTCGGGATAGCCGGAATCGGCATGGCAGGACGGCATTCATCCCTCCATTCCGGGAATGAGGAGGTAGCCCGTAAAATGATTTCATGCGTGGTAACTCCCCAGCAAACGGAAGGTCCTTATTTCGTCGATGAACGCCTGCACCGTTCAGATATTCGATCCGATCCTTCCGATGGCTCGGTAAAGGCTGGCCTTCCGCTTGCACTCGAACTGCGCATTTTCACGGTGGGCAACGAGGGCATGGAAGGGTGCCTGCCGCTTGCCAATGCCATAGTCGACATCTGGCACTGCGATGCGCAGGGAATCTATTCCGATGTCGAGGACAGGAATTTCAATACAATGGGAAAGAAATTCCTGCGCGGCTACCAGTTAACGGACAGGAACGGCAGCGTGCGTTTTATCACCATTTATCCAGGGTGGTATCCTGGCAGAACCGTTCATATTCATTTCAAGATACGGACCGATCCCGGTTATGCGCGCGGCCGCGAATTTACATCGCAACTCTACTTCGATGATGCGATTACCGATAAGGTGCACGCACAACCCCCTTATGCCGAACACGCCAGCAAGGGTTCATATCAGCAGAGAACCAGGAATGAAGATGACAGCATTTATCTCAAGGGTGGAAGGCAACTGATGCTCAAGCTTGCCGGAGCAGAGACAGGCTATGCGACTGCATTCGACGTGGGGCTGGAAGCGGAAAAAAGAGATTGA
- a CDS encoding alpha/beta hydrolase → MLLSLAIMAALIYVVFAAVIFFAQPSLVYYPEIGRGITGTPGESGLAYESVELETADGERLHGWFVPASHAKATVLFFHGNAGNISQRIDYLSMFYRLGYNTFIFDYRGYGESSGKPTEQGTYRDAVAAWRYITEKKAIPPADVVLFGESLGGAIASWLAAREIPGVLVLTSAFTSVPDMGAQLYPYLPIRRLSRFKYNTLEHLKDVSCPVFIAHSPQDEIVPFKQGQALYEAARNPKRFIELQGGHNEGFIYTREDWAKALGKFIDASLGRH, encoded by the coding sequence ATGCTGCTCAGCTTGGCCATCATGGCTGCACTTATCTATGTCGTTTTCGCGGCAGTGATATTCTTCGCCCAGCCCAGTCTCGTTTATTATCCCGAAATCGGGCGTGGCATCACCGGGACTCCGGGTGAGTCGGGTCTCGCGTATGAGTCTGTGGAACTGGAGACTGCGGATGGCGAAAGGCTGCATGGCTGGTTTGTCCCGGCATCTCATGCGAAAGCGACTGTCCTGTTTTTTCACGGGAATGCGGGGAACATTTCCCAACGGATCGATTATTTGTCGATGTTTTACCGCCTGGGATATAACACCTTCATTTTCGATTATCGCGGCTACGGCGAAAGTAGCGGTAAACCGACCGAGCAGGGGACATACCGGGATGCTGTTGCTGCATGGCGCTACATAACCGAAAAGAAGGCAATTCCGCCTGCCGATGTTGTGTTGTTCGGGGAATCTTTAGGGGGTGCAATCGCTTCCTGGCTGGCCGCCCGCGAAATACCCGGTGTCCTGGTTCTGACTTCCGCGTTTACCTCGGTTCCTGACATGGGAGCGCAACTGTATCCCTATCTTCCCATTCGGCGGCTTTCCCGTTTCAAATACAACACTCTCGAGCATTTGAAGGATGTGAGCTGTCCCGTATTCATCGCGCACAGTCCTCAGGATGAAATTGTGCCGTTCAAGCAAGGGCAAGCCCTGTACGAGGCAGCACGCAATCCGAAGCGATTCATTGAGCTGCAGGGCGGTCACAATGAGGGCTTCATTTACACCAGGGAAGACTGGGCGAAGGCTTTGGGTAAATTCATAGATGCGAGCCTGGGAAGACATTGA
- the lon gene encoding endopeptidase La, protein MGELIVAKPELPQDVIALIPMRNIVLFPHVLTAITVGRAKSIAALEHALDPKRPLGIILQKDPAVDEPGQDALFNVGTVVNVVRHLASSDGLRHAVCQGLGRFSIEEMIEDRPFLAARVRLIAEPDEVSTEAEALAMQLRERTVEILSLLPGVPAELAHALQATRAPSHLADIAASLLDTEVAEKQMLLETVSTEERLRKVLQILSRRIEVLRLSQEIGERTKEHLEDRERKFLLREQLKTIQKELGETEGDDQEIEKLDEAVAKAGMPEEIEAQARKELQRLKRMPPASSEYSMLHTYLEWMTELPWKLPEDAPIDLDAARRILEHDHFGLERVKQRIIEFLAVQKLKPQGRAPILCFVGPPGVGKTSLGQSIARALQRPFVRVSLGGVHDEAEMRGHRRTYIGAMPGNIVQSLRKAGARNCVMMLDEVDKMSASLHGDPSAALLEVLDPEQNSTFRDNYLGVPFDLSRVVFIATANVIDNVPPPVRDRMEIIDLPGYTREEKLQIAQRYLVGRQREVNGLSEDQCEISVEALDGIIANYTREAGVRQLEREIGRVMRHAAMRVASDAEAKVRVDAADLDTILGPAKFEHETGLLTSLPGVATGLAWTPVGGDILFIEATRVSGRGQLILTGQLGGVMKESAQAALTLLKGRADSLHIPASVFEGIDVHVHVPAGAIPKDGPSAGVAMFIALSSLFTNRPVHRDVAMTGEISLRGMVLPVGGIKEKVLAAQRAGLRVVLLPARNEKDLREVPETTRSTLEFVFLETVDDAIQASLGQRARRQESEFKLV, encoded by the coding sequence ATGGGAGAGCTTATCGTAGCCAAGCCGGAATTACCTCAGGACGTGATTGCCCTCATACCCATGCGCAATATAGTGCTATTCCCGCATGTTCTGACTGCAATCACCGTGGGTCGTGCCAAATCCATTGCTGCGCTGGAACATGCGCTCGATCCTAAAAGGCCCCTAGGCATCATTCTGCAGAAAGATCCTGCTGTGGATGAGCCGGGGCAGGATGCGCTGTTTAATGTAGGTACCGTGGTGAACGTTGTGCGGCATCTTGCCTCATCCGACGGGCTGCGGCATGCCGTGTGTCAGGGGTTGGGGCGCTTTTCCATCGAGGAAATGATCGAGGATCGTCCTTTTCTCGCTGCCCGTGTGCGACTTATTGCGGAGCCTGATGAGGTATCGACGGAAGCTGAAGCCCTGGCGATGCAATTGCGGGAGCGCACGGTGGAGATTCTTTCCCTGCTGCCCGGCGTACCGGCAGAACTGGCGCATGCGCTACAAGCGACCCGCGCCCCTTCGCACCTGGCTGATATCGCGGCAAGCCTGCTCGATACCGAAGTTGCGGAGAAGCAGATGCTGCTTGAAACGGTCAGTACCGAGGAGCGGCTGCGAAAGGTGCTGCAGATTTTGTCGCGTCGTATCGAGGTACTGAGATTATCCCAGGAGATTGGTGAGCGTACGAAGGAGCATCTGGAAGACCGTGAACGCAAGTTTCTGTTGCGGGAGCAATTGAAGACGATCCAGAAAGAACTCGGCGAGACGGAGGGGGACGACCAGGAAATAGAGAAGCTGGATGAAGCGGTGGCCAAGGCTGGCATGCCGGAAGAGATCGAGGCGCAGGCCAGAAAGGAATTGCAGCGCTTAAAGCGCATGCCTCCGGCTTCAAGCGAGTATTCGATGCTGCATACCTACCTCGAATGGATGACAGAGTTGCCCTGGAAGCTCCCGGAAGATGCACCTATTGACCTCGATGCCGCACGCCGAATTCTCGAACACGATCATTTCGGGCTGGAGCGCGTCAAACAGCGCATTATTGAATTCCTGGCCGTTCAGAAGTTGAAGCCCCAAGGGCGTGCTCCTATCCTGTGTTTTGTCGGACCACCGGGGGTAGGCAAGACTTCGCTGGGCCAGAGCATAGCACGGGCATTGCAGCGGCCCTTCGTGCGCGTATCATTGGGTGGCGTGCATGACGAGGCGGAAATGCGAGGCCATCGTCGCACCTACATTGGCGCCATGCCGGGTAACATTGTGCAGAGCCTGCGCAAGGCTGGCGCTCGAAACTGCGTGATGATGCTCGATGAGGTGGATAAGATGTCAGCCAGCCTCCACGGCGACCCATCGGCAGCTCTGCTAGAGGTGCTGGATCCCGAGCAGAATTCTACGTTCCGGGACAATTACCTGGGGGTGCCCTTCGATTTGAGCCGTGTTGTTTTCATCGCCACCGCGAATGTTATTGACAACGTGCCGCCTCCAGTGCGCGACCGGATGGAGATTATTGATCTCCCGGGCTACACCCGGGAGGAAAAGCTTCAGATCGCCCAGCGTTACCTCGTGGGGCGTCAACGCGAGGTAAACGGCCTCAGCGAGGATCAGTGCGAAATATCGGTGGAAGCGCTCGATGGCATCATCGCCAATTACACCCGTGAGGCGGGAGTGCGGCAACTCGAACGGGAGATCGGGCGCGTCATGCGGCATGCAGCCATGCGTGTTGCGTCGGATGCAGAGGCTAAGGTACGCGTGGATGCCGCAGATCTGGATACTATCCTCGGCCCTGCCAAATTCGAGCACGAGACCGGGCTGCTCACCAGTTTGCCAGGTGTTGCAACGGGACTTGCCTGGACACCCGTAGGCGGTGACATTCTTTTTATCGAGGCAACACGGGTGAGCGGACGTGGGCAGCTTATCCTAACCGGGCAGCTTGGCGGCGTGATGAAGGAAAGTGCGCAGGCGGCGCTTACGTTGTTGAAAGGCCGGGCAGACAGTCTTCACATCCCCGCATCCGTATTTGAAGGCATCGACGTGCACGTGCATGTACCAGCAGGGGCTATTCCTAAAGATGGTCCCAGTGCAGGGGTGGCGATGTTCATAGCGCTTTCTTCGCTCTTTACCAACCGCCCGGTACACCGGGATGTGGCGATGACGGGAGAGATCAGCCTGCGAGGGATGGTGCTGCCGGTGGGAGGTATCAAGGAGAAGGTGCTTGCAGCCCAGCGGGCGGGCTTACGCGTGGTGCTGCTGCCCGCGCGCAACGAGAAAGACCTGCGCGAGGTGCCGGAAACAACGCGTTCCACCTTGGAGTTCGTTTTTCTGGAAACAGTGGACGATGCGATTCAGGCATCGCTGGGTCAGCGGGCGCGACGTCAGGAGTCGGAGTTCAAGCTTGTCTGA
- the rpmE gene encoding 50S ribosomal protein L31 — protein MKPDIHPDYQEITVTCSCGSTFQTRSTMGKPLHIEVCSVCHPFYTGKQKIVDTAGRVEKFRQKYGKKVEKQPAAG, from the coding sequence ATGAAACCAGACATTCATCCAGATTACCAGGAAATAACCGTGACCTGCAGTTGCGGCAGCACTTTTCAAACCCGTTCCACCATGGGCAAACCCCTGCATATCGAGGTTTGCTCAGTTTGTCATCCATTTTATACAGGTAAACAAAAAATCGTCGATACTGCTGGCCGTGTCGAGAAATTCCGTCAGAAATACGGCAAGAAAGTGGAAAAACAACCGGCGGCTGGATAG
- a CDS encoding porin, translated as MKRMVLAAFFLLNASPSAGAGGDLDDRLRSPLTLAAYVEGYYSHDFNEPVNNAKPPFLTSFSKSNQPAVNLAFIKASYATPNIRANFALAAGTYMNTNYAAEPGILGHLYEGNIALRLSGENKLWLEAGVFPSHIGFESATGKNNWTLTRSMAAENTPYFESGVRIDFTSADDKWFLSGLVLNGWQHIKPVDGNTLPAFGTQITYRPSPEITFNSSTFAGSDKPDSHRQMRYFHNFYGIFKLNEELAATVGFDIGVEQKSKHSGSLNTWFNPTVILRYVQTPRTAVAVRAEYYNDKQGVMIASAKPHGFRTWGFSANFDYNITDNLLWRLEARTLLSKDDIFAGKNGTSRDSATFFTTSIVAHF; from the coding sequence ATGAAAAGGATGGTATTGGCAGCCTTTTTTCTTCTAAATGCAAGCCCCTCCGCAGGAGCAGGGGGTGACCTTGACGATAGACTGCGCTCGCCACTGACACTCGCTGCCTATGTTGAAGGTTACTACAGTCACGATTTCAACGAACCGGTAAATAACGCTAAACCTCCCTTTCTCACCAGCTTCAGCAAAAGCAATCAACCCGCAGTAAATCTCGCCTTCATAAAGGCATCGTACGCAACACCCAATATCAGGGCAAACTTTGCGCTCGCAGCAGGCACCTACATGAACACGAACTATGCTGCAGAACCTGGCATTCTGGGCCATTTATACGAAGGCAACATCGCCTTGAGACTATCCGGCGAAAATAAACTCTGGCTGGAAGCTGGCGTTTTCCCTTCGCATATCGGCTTTGAAAGCGCAACAGGGAAAAACAATTGGACCCTGACGAGAAGCATGGCGGCGGAGAACACACCCTATTTCGAGTCAGGCGTCAGGATCGACTTCACTTCGGCTGATGATAAATGGTTTTTAAGCGGATTGGTGCTGAACGGCTGGCAACATATAAAACCGGTGGACGGAAACACGCTTCCCGCCTTCGGCACACAGATTACCTACCGACCTTCTCCTGAAATAACGTTCAATAGCAGCACCTTTGCGGGCAGCGACAAGCCCGACAGTCACCGGCAAATGCGTTACTTCCATAATTTCTACGGAATTTTCAAACTGAATGAGGAGCTTGCAGCGACTGTTGGATTCGATATCGGCGTCGAACAAAAAAGCAAGCATTCGGGCAGCCTTAACACGTGGTTCAACCCTACAGTCATTCTGAGATATGTGCAAACGCCCAGAACAGCGGTTGCTGTAAGGGCAGAATACTACAATGACAAACAAGGCGTAATGATTGCATCCGCAAAGCCTCATGGTTTCCGGACATGGGGTTTTTCAGCCAATTTCGATTACAACATCACTGACAATCTGCTGTGGAGGCTTGAGGCCAGAACGCTGCTCAGTAAAGACGATATTTTTGCTGGTAAAAATGGTACTTCCAGAGATAGCGCCACTTTTTTCACTACGTCGATCGTCGCCCATTTTTAA
- the rho gene encoding transcription termination factor Rho: MHLSDLKNFHVTELVEMAIANEIDGANRLRKQDLIFALLKNQARKGESIFGEGTLEVLQDGFGFLRSPDTSYLAGPDDIYVSPSQIRRFNLHTGDSIEGEIRTPKDGERYFALVKVDKVNGEPPENSKHKILFENLTPLFPTERLQLEREIKAEENVTSRIIDLIAPIGKGQRGLLVASPKSGKTVMLQHIAHAIAANYPDVMLMVLLIDERPEEVTEMIRSVRGEVISSTFDEPAVRHVQVADMVIEKAKRLVEHKKDVVILLDSITRLARAYNTVVPASGKVLTGGVDANALQRPKRFFGAARNIEEGGSLTIIATALVDTGSRMDDVIYEEFKGTGNMEIHLDRRMAEKRIYPAINVNRSGTRREELLIKPDVLQKIWVLRKLLYPMDDMEAMEFLLDKIKATKNNADFFDSMRRV, from the coding sequence ATGCATCTATCCGACCTCAAAAACTTCCACGTCACCGAACTGGTGGAAATGGCAATTGCCAATGAAATTGACGGTGCTAACCGGTTACGGAAACAGGATCTGATTTTCGCATTATTGAAGAATCAGGCACGGAAAGGCGAAAGCATTTTCGGCGAAGGCACCTTGGAAGTGCTGCAGGATGGTTTTGGCTTCTTGCGTTCTCCCGACACCTCATATCTCGCCGGTCCGGATGACATTTATGTCTCACCCAGCCAGATACGGCGCTTCAACCTTCATACGGGGGATTCGATAGAGGGCGAAATAAGGACGCCCAAGGACGGGGAGCGTTATTTCGCGCTGGTCAAGGTCGATAAGGTCAACGGAGAACCTCCTGAAAACTCCAAACACAAGATACTGTTTGAAAATCTCACCCCCCTCTTTCCCACCGAGCGGCTGCAGCTCGAACGCGAGATCAAGGCCGAGGAAAACGTTACCAGTCGCATCATCGATCTGATCGCCCCCATCGGCAAAGGACAGCGGGGCCTCCTGGTAGCCAGTCCCAAATCAGGCAAGACGGTCATGCTTCAGCACATCGCCCACGCCATTGCCGCCAATTACCCGGATGTGATGCTGATGGTGCTGCTGATAGACGAGCGTCCCGAAGAAGTGACCGAGATGATCCGGTCGGTAAGAGGTGAAGTGATTTCTTCCACTTTCGATGAGCCGGCTGTACGTCACGTGCAAGTGGCGGATATGGTCATCGAAAAAGCCAAACGGTTGGTGGAACACAAGAAGGACGTGGTAATCCTGCTGGATTCGATCACCCGGCTCGCGCGCGCCTATAACACAGTGGTACCTGCTTCCGGCAAGGTGCTGACGGGGGGTGTGGATGCCAACGCGCTGCAACGGCCGAAGCGGTTTTTTGGGGCTGCTCGCAATATCGAGGAGGGTGGCTCTCTCACCATTATTGCCACCGCGCTGGTCGACACCGGCTCGCGCATGGACGATGTGATTTATGAGGAATTCAAGGGTACCGGCAACATGGAAATCCATCTTGACCGGCGCATGGCAGAAAAACGCATTTATCCCGCCATCAACGTCAACCGTTCCGGCACCCGCCGGGAAGAACTCCTGATCAAGCCCGATGTATTGCAGAAAATCTGGGTACTGCGCAAGCTGCTCTACCCGATGGATGACATGGAGGCAATGGAATTTCTGCTCGACAAGATCAAGGCAACGAAGAACAACGCGGATTTCTTCGATTCAATGCGGCGGGTCTAA
- the ppa gene encoding inorganic diphosphatase produces MNLDRVSSGRDVPNDFNVIIEIPMNADPIKYEVNKETGAMFVDRFMSTCMHYPCNYGYIPHTLSEDGDPVDVLVISPVPLISGVVVRCRPLGMLQMTDEAGGDAKVLAVPIDKLCALYRGVKSHADLSELTRSQIAHFFEHYKDLEPGKWVKITGWAGVTEAEVEITSGVNRYNAAAKKPMF; encoded by the coding sequence ATGAATCTTGACAGAGTCAGCTCCGGCCGTGACGTGCCGAACGATTTCAATGTCATCATAGAAATACCCATGAACGCTGACCCCATCAAATACGAGGTGAATAAGGAAACGGGTGCAATGTTCGTTGATCGCTTCATGTCGACATGCATGCACTATCCCTGTAACTACGGTTATATCCCGCACACCCTCTCGGAAGATGGAGATCCGGTGGATGTTCTGGTAATTTCACCGGTTCCACTCATCTCAGGAGTGGTGGTAAGGTGCCGGCCACTGGGTATGCTTCAAATGACCGATGAGGCGGGCGGAGATGCGAAGGTCCTGGCGGTGCCAATCGACAAACTGTGCGCTCTCTATCGCGGGGTGAAATCTCACGCCGACTTGTCTGAACTGACACGCTCACAGATTGCCCATTTTTTTGAACACTACAAGGACCTGGAACCCGGCAAATGGGTGAAGATAACCGGATGGGCAGGGGTGACGGAAGCCGAAGTGGAAATTACAAGCGGAGTGAATCGCTATAACGCGGCCGCGAAAAAACCAATGTTTTAA
- a CDS encoding VOC family protein translates to MSEKTKPHMVGINHIALEVGDIEEALAFYGRIFTFKLRGRSQGAAFIDMGDQFIALMEGRSQSPDDDRHFGLVVDDRSNVRELAEAAGATVLEGGFLDFLDPWGNRVQVVEYGDIQFTKIPGVLKYMELELEKTENAKAELQKKGIGT, encoded by the coding sequence ATGAGCGAGAAGACAAAACCGCACATGGTCGGCATCAATCATATAGCGCTGGAGGTCGGTGACATCGAAGAAGCGTTGGCTTTTTATGGCCGCATCTTCACCTTTAAATTACGAGGACGAAGCCAGGGCGCTGCCTTTATCGATATGGGAGACCAGTTCATTGCACTGATGGAAGGGCGATCGCAAAGCCCCGACGATGACAGGCATTTCGGCCTTGTGGTCGATGACCGCTCAAATGTACGCGAACTCGCTGAAGCGGCGGGAGCGACAGTGCTCGAAGGAGGCTTCCTCGACTTCCTCGATCCTTGGGGTAATCGCGTTCAGGTAGTCGAGTATGGGGATATACAGTTTACGAAAATCCCCGGAGTGTTGAAGTACATGGAACTGGAGTTGGAGAAGACCGAGAATGCAAAGGCGGAGCTGCAAAAAAAGGGAATTGGAACGTAA
- a CDS encoding IS481 family transposase yields MSSVQQNVIKHKVGLLNLAAELGNVSRACKVMGFSRDTFYRYQSAMENGGIDALIDANRRKPNPKNRVEEAVEMAVAAFALEQPAFGQVRVSNELRKRGIFISPSGVRSVWLRRDLESFKKRLAALECHIAQTGEVLTEAQVSALEKKQDDDVAHGEVETAHSGYLGSQDTFYVGTIKGVGRIYQQTFVDTYSKWATAKLYTTKTPITGADLLNDRVLPFFAEQDMGLIRILTDRGTEYCGKPETHDYQLYLALNDIEHTRTKANHPQTNGICERFHKTILQEFYQVAFRRKIYRSIEELQIDLDDWLHYYNHDRTHQGKMCCGRTPMQTLIDGKEVWNDKITLLNS; encoded by the coding sequence ATGAGTAGTGTTCAACAAAATGTTATTAAGCACAAGGTAGGGCTGCTTAATCTGGCAGCCGAGCTTGGCAATGTATCGCGTGCCTGCAAGGTGATGGGCTTTTCCCGGGATACCTTCTATCGGTATCAGTCAGCGATGGAAAATGGTGGTATCGATGCCCTGATTGATGCCAATCGAAGGAAGCCCAATCCCAAGAATAGAGTTGAAGAAGCAGTCGAGATGGCGGTAGCTGCATTTGCCCTTGAGCAGCCTGCATTCGGGCAAGTGCGCGTTTCCAACGAGTTACGCAAACGCGGCATCTTCATTTCTCCTTCAGGCGTTCGCTCTGTCTGGCTGCGCAGGGACCTGGAATCATTCAAGAAGCGGTTGGCGGCACTGGAATGTCATATCGCGCAGACTGGAGAAGTGCTGACCGAAGCGCAGGTTAGTGCCCTGGAGAAGAAGCAGGACGACGATGTCGCCCATGGGGAGGTGGAAACCGCCCATTCAGGCTACCTTGGCAGTCAGGATACCTTCTATGTGGGCACGATCAAGGGCGTGGGTCGTATTTATCAGCAGACCTTCGTCGACACCTACTCCAAGTGGGCCACAGCCAAGCTCTATACGACCAAAACGCCGATTACAGGCGCGGATTTGCTCAACGATCGGGTACTACCCTTCTTTGCAGAACAGGACATGGGCCTGATCCGAATTCTGACCGACCGAGGCACTGAATATTGCGGCAAGCCAGAGACTCACGATTATCAGCTCTATCTGGCGCTCAATGATATTGAACATACTCGCACCAAAGCCAATCATCCGCAGACCAACGGCATCTGTGAGCGCTTTCACAAGACGATCCTGCAAGAGTTCTACCAGGTCGCGTTCCGGCGCAAGATATACCGATCAATCGAGGAGTTGCAAATTGACCTGGATGACTGGCTGCACTACTACAATCACGACCGCACTCATCAGGGCAAGATGTGCTGCGGGCGAACACCCATGCAAACATTAATTGACGGAAAGGAGGTGTGGAACGATAAAATCACATTACTGAACAGTTGA
- a CDS encoding glycerophosphodiester phosphodiesterase, whose protein sequence is MLVLAHRGYHVTAPENTLEAFDAAIMAGVNGIETDVRMSRDGVPVLVHDRVMATGQAVSDLAHCEIEDVLGHKIPTLDEALAHFPDILWNIELKTPHRLSTVFGVLEKYQACHRIIVSSFRHDLIAICASSLKLDCGLLVAHRPQTLDSLWAGFDCEGNARINHLVWDYNVLDQAMLAQAAARGFRNFVYGPVTRAEHEECRQLGVDGVITDYPLLAQGV, encoded by the coding sequence ATGCTGGTATTGGCGCATCGTGGTTATCACGTGACAGCTCCGGAAAATACGCTCGAAGCTTTTGACGCAGCGATAATGGCAGGGGTAAACGGTATCGAGACGGATGTGCGCATGAGCCGGGATGGTGTACCGGTACTGGTTCATGATCGGGTAATGGCAACCGGACAGGCAGTATCTGATCTTGCCCATTGCGAAATCGAAGATGTGCTGGGGCATAAAATACCTACCCTGGATGAGGCGCTCGCGCATTTTCCCGACATACTCTGGAATATCGAACTCAAAACCCCGCATCGCTTGTCGACCGTATTCGGTGTTCTGGAAAAGTATCAAGCCTGCCATCGTATTATCGTTAGCTCCTTCCGGCATGATCTGATTGCAATCTGCGCATCCTCATTAAAGCTCGATTGCGGCCTGCTGGTCGCGCACCGACCGCAAACCCTCGATTCCCTGTGGGCTGGTTTCGATTGTGAGGGCAACGCCAGGATCAACCATCTGGTTTGGGATTACAATGTGTTGGATCAGGCCATGTTGGCACAGGCGGCCGCCAGGGGTTTTCGCAACTTCGTTTACGGTCCGGTAACCCGGGCCGAGCATGAGGAGTGCCGGCAACTGGGCGTGGATGGGGTGATTACGGATTATCCATTGCTTGCGCAGGGTGTATAA
- a CDS encoding SGNH/GDSL hydrolase family protein, producing MAGPMAVALSRTISAKNKVFTVFTFGDSILDCGRYNEYGVHPGQLIVRNNDFLFPELKGRDLLSQAASMTALLDHRARDGGVVDNLSWQARGIKATGPAVALVTVGGNDLLAGLAADRGEGIACFQQRLDAFLQALPVRPVLLGTVYDPTFGDDSRNFLATDARIARPKFNRINAVIRRIAPRYGELVDVHLHFLAGDPSWFTVTIEPSLRGASEVRTVFLPAVLRAFHAAQNA from the coding sequence ATGGCCGGACCCATGGCTGTGGCATTAAGTAGAACGATTTCAGCGAAGAACAAGGTATTCACCGTCTTCACATTTGGGGATTCGATTCTCGATTGCGGGCGCTACAACGAATATGGAGTCCATCCAGGACAGTTGATCGTTCGCAACAATGATTTCCTGTTTCCAGAGCTCAAGGGGCGCGACCTCCTGTCTCAGGCAGCCTCGATGACTGCACTGCTGGACCACCGGGCGCGTGATGGCGGCGTGGTTGACAATCTCTCCTGGCAGGCGCGAGGTATCAAGGCAACCGGTCCTGCTGTCGCCCTGGTTACAGTAGGAGGCAACGATCTTCTCGCTGGTCTTGCTGCAGACCGAGGGGAGGGCATCGCCTGCTTTCAACAGCGGTTGGATGCTTTTCTGCAAGCGCTTCCGGTACGGCCAGTTCTGCTGGGCACAGTTTACGACCCGACTTTCGGCGATGACTCTCGCAATTTTCTTGCCACCGATGCGCGCATTGCCCGGCCCAAGTTCAATCGCATCAATGCCGTTATTCGGCGGATCGCTCCACGCTATGGAGAGCTCGTCGATGTGCACCTCCATTTCCTCGCGGGTGACCCGTCCTGGTTTACAGTTACTATCGAGCCAAGCTTGCGCGGGGCATCAGAGGTGCGTACTGTGTTTTTGCCCGCAGTGCTAAGAGCATTCCATGCCGCGCAAAATGCTTAG